A window of Nocardia arthritidis genomic DNA:
CGGTGGCGAAGCGGCCGACCCGGCGGTACCCGGTGTAGTTCGCCAGCAGCACCTCGCCGCCCCAGAGCGTGCCGTCGTCACCGAAGCCCAAGCCGTCCAGGGCGATTCCGACGAACGGGTCGCTGACAAGGTGTTCGGCGGCGGTGGCCGCGACATGCGCGTGGTGGTGCTGGATCACGATGCGGCGGTCCACGGGCCAGTGCGCACGCGCGTACGCGGTCGACAGATAACCCGGATGACGGTCGTGCGCAACGAATTCCGGGTGTGCGCCGGATAACCGGCACAGCGCGTCGGTGCCCGCCTCGAAGGCGGCGTACGCATCCGCGTCGGCCAGATCGCCGAGGTGTGGCCCGATGCTCGTGGTGTCCGAAATAGCGAGGGCAGCAGTATGTTTGAGCTGTGCTCCGACCGCGAGCACCGGCTTGGACGCGAATATGGGCAGCGGCAGCGCGCCGGGGGCATAGCCGCGGGCGCGGCGCAGCGTGACGGTCCGGCCCGCCACCACCCGCACCACCGAATCGTCGTAGCGGGCGCGGATCGCCCGGTCGTGGCACAGGACCCCGTCCACGATCGGGCCGAGCGCGGCTACGGCGGCCGCATCGTCGATGACGGTCGGCACGCCGCCGCGGTTACCGCTGGTCACCACCAGCGGGCGGTCCAATTCGGCGAGCAGCAGATGATGCAGCGGGCTGTACGGCAGGAAGACGCCGATTGTCGCGGTGCCGGGTGCGATATCGGCGGCGACGGGCGCGTCGACGCGCCGGGGCAGCAGCACGATCGGCGCGGCGGGCGAGGTGAGCAGCCCGGCCGCGACGGTGTCGACCGCGCCGAGGGTCCGGGCCGCCGCCAGATCGCGGACCATGACGGCCAGCGGTTTGGTGGGGCGTGGCTTGCACGCGCGCAGCCGGGCGACGGTGTGCGCGGCCTGCGCATCGCATACCAGCTGATAGCCGCCGATGCCCTTGATCGCGACGATGCCGCCCGCCGCCACCGCGGCGCAGGCCGCCGACAGCGCGTCATCCCCGGTGGCGCCGGTCGGCAGCCAGTTCAAGCGGGGGCCGCAGTCCGGGCAGCTCGTTGGCTCGGCGTGGAAACGCCGGTCGGCCGGATCGCGGTATTCCGCGGCGCAAGCGGGGCACAGCGGGAATTCGCGCATCGCGGTGCGCTCCCGGTCGTAGGGCAGCGCGTCGATCACCGTCGCGCGCGGGCCGCAGTCGGTGCAGTTGAGAAACGGGTAGCGGTAGCGCCGGTCGGCCGGATCGAAGAGTTCGCGCAGGCAGGCCGGGCAGATCGCCAGATCCGGCGGAACCCGCGCGGCGAGCCTCGGCGTGGTGCCAGGTCCGCTGTCGGCGACCGCGAAATCCGGGCTCAGCTCGATACCCGCGGCGAGCGGAGTCACCGCGATATCGTCGATGACGGCCGCGGCCGGTGCCGAATTTTGTAGGCGCACAACGAATTCGGCGATGGAATCGGTATCGCCCGCGACCCGCGCCACGACCTGGCCGCCCGCATTGCGCACATCACCGGTGAGGCCGAGCTCGTGCGCGAGGCGGTAGACGAACGGCCGGTAGCCGACGCCCTGCACAACACCGTGCACCGTCACCTGGACTCGCCGCATGCGTGCGGGTGCCCGGGTCATGGTCTCGGTCTGCGGTCGACAGGAAGCGCGTGCGTACCCACCTGTCAACCTTCCATCGAGATGATCTCACCCACCTAGGGCCGAAAGTCCTTTCGCTGGAGGCATCTTGGCGCACGGTCGGCCGCTCGAACCTTGCGGCGCCGGGGCCGAAAAGGGTTCGCTGAGCGGTGAACCGGTCGCGTCGTCGGCGTATAACGGGCCGTCCCGGCGGTCGCGGACCGGTAGCGCGGCATCAATCCGGATGGACGGCGCTGTGCAGGGCTTTCCCGGGGCGGTACGTCAGGTCGCGACGGGTCTCGAATCGTGCGGTTATCGTGGGAATAAGGGGCGGTTGACGCCCGTTTCGGAGCCAGGCCGGAGCACGACGAACCCGCTTGCGGAAGGAAGTCGCAACGATGGCCGCGATCACCGTGATCGGCGTTGGAGTGGCGGCGGCGGTGCTGGTCCCGGCGGCGGTCGCGGTCGCGACCGACTACCCCTTCGCCGGAAATCCGGCGCCGTCACCCGCGCCGCACGGTGGCTGCGTACTGTTCTGCGCGTCATCCGGCGGCGGCATCATGGCACCGGCGCAACCGCTGTCCGGCGGTTGTGTCATGTTCTGCGACAACCGATCCGGCGCACCGGCTCCCGATTATCGCGCTCCATCGCAAATGCCGTTCGGCACAACGGGTCCGGTGCCGGCATCGCCCGGATCCGGTGGCCCGGCGCAAATGCCGTTCGGTTCAGGCGAATCCCCGCCGCCGTCGTCCGGTTATCAAGGGCCAGTCCAAATGCCGTTCGGCACAGGCGGTTCCGCGCCGCAGTCTGGAAACCAGGGTGCGGTGCAGATGCCGTTCGGCACAGGCGGTTCCGCGCCGCCATCGTCCGGTAATCAGGGGCCTGCCCAAATGCCGTTCGGTTCAGGCGGATCCGCGCCGCAGCCTGGTAACCAGGGTGCGGTGCAGATGCCGTTCGGGGGTGGATCCGCGCCGCCCTCGTCCGGATATCATGCGCCGGTGCAGATGCCGTTCGGCTGAGCGGTCCGGCACGAATATCGTTCGGTGCCAGGTGATTACGGGATATGCGGTTTGGTGCCCGGCTCCTGTGCCGGTTCGGTTTGCGGGCTCGCCGGGACCTGCGGTTTGGGTAGCAGGTCGGTGGCGTTGGCGCGGGCCACCTCCGCATCGACGCCGGGGAACTGCACCGGCTGGGT
This region includes:
- the hypF gene encoding carbamoyltransferase HypF, coding for MTRAPARMRRVQVTVHGVVQGVGYRPFVYRLAHELGLTGDVRNAGGQVVARVAGDTDSIAEFVVRLQNSAPAAAVIDDIAVTPLAAGIELSPDFAVADSGPGTTPRLAARVPPDLAICPACLRELFDPADRRYRYPFLNCTDCGPRATVIDALPYDRERTAMREFPLCPACAAEYRDPADRRFHAEPTSCPDCGPRLNWLPTGATGDDALSAACAAVAAGGIVAIKGIGGYQLVCDAQAAHTVARLRACKPRPTKPLAVMVRDLAAARTLGAVDTVAAGLLTSPAAPIVLLPRRVDAPVAADIAPGTATIGVFLPYSPLHHLLLAELDRPLVVTSGNRGGVPTVIDDAAAVAALGPIVDGVLCHDRAIRARYDDSVVRVVAGRTVTLRRARGYAPGALPLPIFASKPVLAVGAQLKHTAALAISDTTSIGPHLGDLADADAYAAFEAGTDALCRLSGAHPEFVAHDRHPGYLSTAYARAHWPVDRRIVIQHHHAHVAATAAEHLVSDPFVGIALDGLGFGDDGTLWGGEVLLANYTGYRRVGRFATAPLPGGAAAVRRPARMALGYLWGAESFGTVLPEDAAAGLLDRLPERETAAVRAMIERNINCPRASSAGRLFDALAALLGLCDDNSYEGEAAVRLEAAAAEFAGTASEPLRWALHRHDGLLVYDPAPTLCEALACDRPAGEIAARFHRTIAEVVVAMAVDAAAVLAPDAVVCLGGGVFQNALLTSLVLSGLAYAGLKGLVGERVPMNDGGICYGQAAIAAATIANPYPTND